The following nucleotide sequence is from Streptomyces xiamenensis.
AACCACCAGGGCGTCACCCAGCTCGGCCCCGGCGTGCGTCCCTTCGCGAAGGTTCACTTCGGCAACGGGAACGGCACCGGGGACGGCACGGAGGGCGCCTGGCGCGACACCATCTTCGGCACCTACATGCACGGTCCCGTGATGGCCCGCAACCCGCAGATCGCCGATCTGCTGCTCCGCCTCCACCTGGACGTTCCCGCGCTCCCCCCGGTGGACGACCGCTGGTACGACGCCCTGCGCACCGAACGCGTCGCGGCGGCCACCCAGACCGTCTGACCGAGAACGCCGGGTCATATCCTGTTGCCCATGGACCACGGTGACCACGGCACGATGGCGGATCTGCCGCCGTTTTCCTTCGCACGCGGAATGGAATTCGGCGGCGATCCCGTCTTTCTCGCGGGCAGCCTGATCGTGCTCGCGCTCTATCTGTGGGGCGCCTTCCGCCTCCACCGCCGGGGTGACCGCTGGCCCGTCGGCCGCACGGTCTCCTTCGTCCTGGGCATCGTCTCCATCCTCGCCGTGACCGCCACCGCGCTCAACGACTACGGCATGGTGCTGTTCAGCGTGCACATGGTGCAGCACATGGTGCTCAGCATGGTCACCCCCATCCTGCTGCTGCTCGGGGCCCCGGTCACCCTCGCGATGCGGGCCCTGCCCCCCTCGGCGCCCCGCCGGCTCCTGATCGCCTTCCTGCACACCCGCTACGTACGGGTGCTGACCAGCCCGGTCTTCACGATCCCGCTGTTCATCGCGAGCCTGTACGGCCTGTACTTCACCCCGATCTTCGACTTCCTGATGGGCTCCAGGACCGGCCACATCGCGATGATGGTCCACTTCCTGGCCGTGGGTCTTGTCTTCTTCTGGCCGATCATGGGCGTGGACCCCGGCCCGCACCGCTCCGGCTATGTGATCCGCCTGCTGGAGCTGTTCGCGACGATGCCCTTCCACGCCTTCTTCGGGATCGCGCTGATGATGGGCAGCGAGCCCATGATCGCCACCTTCGCCGATCCCGCCGCTTCCCTGGCCACGGACGCCCTGGCCGATCAGTCCGCGGCGGGCGGCATCGCCTGGGCCTTCAGCGAGATCCCCACCGTCCTGGTGCTGATCGCGCTGGTCTTCCAGTGGTGGGCCTCGGAGGAGCGCACGGCGCGCAGGGAGGACCGCCAGGCCGACCGTACGAACGACCAGGCCCTGGCCGACTACAACGCCTATCTCGCCTCCCTCGCCAAATAACCCCTGTCGGCCCCCCTCGCCGCGCCCCTGGGTCAGCGCGGCACCACGGTGGGTGCGCCGGCACACCGGTCATCCGCTCACCACGTGTGCGTCCGCCGCCGCTCCGGGTGACGCCGAGGGGGGTGCGTTGTGAGGCGGGGCACGAGACGGCGGTCACATCCGATGCGGGGTAGGAGGCACCCGGCCGCTGCCAAAGCGGACAAAGTGCCCATATGGCCGCTCGCTACGAGGTGTGGTCGCAGAGGCGCTCTTTGCTCCGGGGGCGGGGGCGCGGGCAGGGTGGCGTTGTCGCACTTCGCGGCATTTCCCTGTCTCGTGAGGATCGAGGTGTTTTGTATGACCGCCACCCAC
It contains:
- a CDS encoding cytochrome c oxidase assembly protein, whose protein sequence is MDHGDHGTMADLPPFSFARGMEFGGDPVFLAGSLIVLALYLWGAFRLHRRGDRWPVGRTVSFVLGIVSILAVTATALNDYGMVLFSVHMVQHMVLSMVTPILLLLGAPVTLAMRALPPSAPRRLLIAFLHTRYVRVLTSPVFTIPLFIASLYGLYFTPIFDFLMGSRTGHIAMMVHFLAVGLVFFWPIMGVDPGPHRSGYVIRLLELFATMPFHAFFGIALMMGSEPMIATFADPAASLATDALADQSAAGGIAWAFSEIPTVLVLIALVFQWWASEERTARREDRQADRTNDQALADYNAYLASLAK